A section of the Sedimentisphaera cyanobacteriorum genome encodes:
- a CDS encoding YcjX family protein, with amino-acid sequence MHYSVSLIAPYMKKILSKNDNIAVTGIARGGKTVFLTSLLAQLEEFDQAEFSFAGNSKIEAFKELKTKSDFIRQFPLDRYRDFLAMRGSWPEKTSDAYCYSCEYWRSDWKFWKQRVNFFDFPGERIADSAIAAISDYGKWSEHILNHLRNHKSLFEDSRGYFEILENPSAPLEEIIFEYKLTLARLILNFKPLITPSTFLLSKEGITAKKASESELASQRACGLDFDSEFVPLSREYCEKNPENAEIMQSNFKLYRKNVVMPLYRELGKCRKLIVLIDLPTLLAGGVGQYNDNRQILQDLFQTLRPDSSIGRKLASTIKFWQRPLEKVAFAASKADMIYNGDIENGRAEGLLRQLTSKARKIVPEAEYRWFVCSACQSSRKGEKPYTLCGRPARNNPDKQIVEFEVPQLPENWPDSWKPGDYRFKALLPEVPKNTQKPPRHINLDAVFDFIAN; translated from the coding sequence TTGCATTATTCTGTCAGTTTGATTGCTCCATATATGAAGAAAATCCTCAGCAAAAATGACAATATAGCAGTTACAGGTATAGCAAGGGGCGGGAAAACGGTGTTTCTAACGTCCCTGCTCGCCCAGCTCGAAGAATTTGATCAGGCAGAGTTCTCCTTTGCCGGCAATTCAAAAATCGAGGCATTCAAAGAGCTTAAAACGAAATCTGATTTTATCCGCCAGTTCCCGCTGGACAGATACCGAGATTTTCTCGCTATGAGAGGCAGCTGGCCTGAGAAAACCTCAGATGCATACTGCTACAGCTGTGAATATTGGCGTTCGGACTGGAAATTCTGGAAGCAGAGAGTTAATTTCTTCGACTTCCCGGGCGAGCGGATTGCAGACAGCGCGATAGCTGCAATATCAGATTACGGGAAATGGTCTGAGCATATTCTGAACCACTTGAGAAATCATAAATCCCTGTTTGAAGATTCAAGGGGCTATTTTGAAATTCTGGAAAACCCCAGCGCTCCGCTGGAAGAGATAATCTTCGAATACAAGCTCACCCTCGCAAGGCTTATCTTGAATTTTAAGCCGCTGATAACCCCTTCTACGTTTCTCTTGAGCAAAGAAGGGATAACAGCAAAAAAGGCATCTGAAAGCGAGCTTGCCTCGCAGCGGGCGTGCGGGCTGGATTTCGACAGCGAATTTGTCCCGCTGAGCAGAGAGTACTGCGAAAAAAATCCCGAAAACGCGGAGATTATGCAGAGCAATTTCAAGCTTTACAGAAAAAATGTGGTTATGCCGCTATACAGAGAGCTCGGTAAATGCAGGAAGCTGATTGTGCTTATAGACCTGCCCACCCTGCTTGCAGGCGGCGTTGGGCAGTATAATGACAATCGCCAGATCCTTCAGGACCTCTTCCAGACGCTCCGCCCTGATTCATCAATCGGAAGAAAGCTGGCAAGCACAATAAAATTCTGGCAGCGTCCGCTTGAGAAGGTTGCATTTGCCGCCTCCAAGGCGGATATGATTTACAACGGCGATATCGAAAACGGAAGAGCCGAAGGGCTTCTCAGGCAGCTTACAAGCAAGGCACGCAAGATTGTTCCCGAGGCTGAATACCGCTGGTTTGTTTGCAGCGCTTGTCAGTCCAGCAGGAAGGGCGAAAAGCCCTACACACTCTGCGGTAGGCCGGCAAGAAACAATCCCGACAAGCAGATTGTTGAATTCGAAGTGCCCCAATTGCCGGAGAACTGGCCGGACAGCTGGAAACCCGGAGACTACCGCTTCAAGGCGCTGCTGCCGGAAGTACCGAAAAATACGCAGAAACCCCCAAGGCATATCAATCTTGATGCTGTATTCGATTTTATTGCAAATTGA
- the galB gene encoding beta-galactosidase GalB, which yields MKKANFAVLVCLCVSLFAGREKVSFDSNWKFFRCGNMPDGTKKEEPQGLENPAYSDDNWRELSLPHDWAIEGPFRMDLPNRTGKLPYAGIGWYRKDFKLAKGDKDKQIYLMFDGAMSDTKVWVNGEYAGRWPYGYNSFYFNITEHLNYSGDNTVAVRLDNKDNSSRWYPGGGIYRHTYLIKTEPVHVDIWGTFVTTPLVQKNKAVVEVQTEINNFTGKDIKAEIIQHITAPQSGETVCSETAQITAQAEKSEKSQMSLTVTDPKLWSVDEPAIYTLITEIRHNGQTVDKYETDFGIRSVEFTADKGLLINNKPEELKGVCLHHDLGPLGAAVHKRAIERKLEILQEMGCNAIRTAHNPPSPEMLELCDEMGFLVMDEAFDCWEDGKTENDYGRFFNEWYDKDVTNLVKRDRNHPSVIFWCSGNEVKEQRQGEEGRKISRMLTELFHELDPTRPVTVGCNSWKSGFNGFQKTVDVLGFNYKPHIYEKFAKENPNMPFLSSESASCVSSRGEYFFPVKQKKDQGFFQFHVSSYDLYAPSWASKPDLEFEGQDRVPQCMGEFVWTGFDYIGEPTPYNKDKTNLLNFQSEEEKLAMQEKMESLDGKAPSRSSYFGIMDLCGFKKDRFYIYQARWRPEKPMVHILPHWNWPERVGKVTPVHIYTSGDEAELFLNGKSLGKKQKGEYQYRLVWDEVKYQAGELRAVAYKDGKKWASEVVTTTNEPAKLELEAGSKTVKADGKDLSFVKVKVTDNLGRIVPGADNQVYFEIEGPGEIAAVGNGNQTSHESFQASRRKAFNGLCLAIIRSLEGETGKIKLTAKSRNLSSDSAVITVE from the coding sequence ATGAAGAAGGCCAATTTTGCTGTTTTAGTCTGCCTGTGCGTTTCACTTTTTGCCGGCAGAGAAAAGGTTTCTTTTGATTCGAATTGGAAGTTTTTTAGGTGCGGAAATATGCCGGACGGGACGAAAAAGGAAGAACCTCAGGGGCTGGAAAATCCTGCTTATAGCGACGATAACTGGAGAGAGCTGAGCCTCCCTCACGACTGGGCTATCGAAGGGCCTTTCAGGATGGACCTGCCGAACCGTACCGGGAAGCTGCCCTATGCGGGCATAGGCTGGTACAGAAAAGACTTTAAGCTTGCTAAAGGGGATAAAGATAAGCAAATCTACCTTATGTTCGACGGGGCAATGTCTGATACGAAGGTATGGGTTAATGGAGAATATGCAGGCCGCTGGCCTTACGGCTACAACTCCTTCTACTTCAACATAACAGAACACCTGAATTACAGCGGAGATAACACTGTTGCAGTTCGGCTGGACAACAAAGACAATTCTTCAAGATGGTATCCCGGAGGCGGAATATACAGACACACCTACCTTATAAAGACAGAGCCCGTTCATGTAGATATATGGGGAACATTTGTTACAACCCCGCTTGTGCAAAAAAACAAAGCTGTTGTTGAAGTGCAAACTGAAATTAACAATTTCACGGGCAAAGACATTAAGGCAGAAATAATTCAGCATATCACTGCACCGCAGAGCGGGGAGACAGTATGCTCTGAAACTGCACAGATAACCGCTCAGGCCGAGAAAAGTGAGAAGAGCCAAATGAGCCTCACTGTAACCGACCCCAAGCTTTGGAGCGTTGATGAGCCCGCAATCTACACGCTGATTACAGAAATCCGGCACAACGGTCAGACGGTTGACAAATACGAGACAGACTTCGGGATAAGGTCTGTTGAATTTACAGCCGACAAGGGGCTTTTGATAAACAATAAACCGGAGGAGCTAAAGGGCGTCTGCCTGCACCACGACCTCGGGCCGCTCGGGGCAGCTGTACACAAAAGGGCAATCGAGAGAAAGCTTGAAATCCTTCAGGAAATGGGCTGCAACGCAATAAGAACCGCCCATAACCCTCCTTCGCCTGAAATGCTGGAGCTTTGCGATGAAATGGGTTTTCTGGTAATGGACGAGGCTTTCGACTGCTGGGAAGACGGCAAAACAGAAAACGACTACGGACGATTCTTCAATGAATGGTATGATAAAGACGTAACAAATCTGGTTAAAAGAGACAGAAACCATCCATCCGTGATATTCTGGTGCTCCGGGAATGAAGTAAAAGAGCAGCGTCAGGGCGAAGAAGGACGTAAAATCTCAAGGATGCTTACAGAATTATTCCACGAGCTCGACCCTACAAGACCGGTTACAGTGGGCTGCAATTCTTGGAAGTCCGGTTTTAACGGCTTCCAGAAAACTGTCGATGTGCTCGGATTTAATTACAAACCGCATATTTACGAAAAATTCGCAAAAGAAAACCCCAATATGCCGTTCCTCAGCTCTGAATCTGCATCCTGCGTAAGCTCAAGAGGCGAATACTTTTTCCCTGTAAAACAGAAAAAGGATCAGGGCTTCTTCCAGTTTCACGTAAGCTCATACGATCTCTACGCCCCGAGCTGGGCAAGCAAACCCGACCTTGAATTCGAAGGGCAGGACAGAGTTCCGCAGTGTATGGGAGAATTTGTATGGACGGGCTTCGATTATATCGGCGAGCCTACACCTTACAACAAAGACAAAACCAACCTGCTGAATTTCCAGAGCGAAGAGGAGAAGCTCGCTATGCAGGAGAAAATGGAGAGTTTGGACGGGAAAGCGCCTTCCAGAAGCTCGTATTTCGGCATAATGGATCTCTGCGGCTTCAAGAAAGACCGCTTCTACATCTATCAGGCTCGCTGGCGTCCGGAGAAACCAATGGTTCACATCCTCCCCCACTGGAACTGGCCGGAAAGAGTTGGCAAAGTTACGCCCGTGCATATTTACACATCAGGCGACGAGGCGGAGCTGTTTCTCAACGGCAAATCGCTGGGCAAAAAGCAGAAAGGCGAATATCAGTACAGACTGGTATGGGATGAAGTAAAATATCAAGCAGGCGAGCTGAGAGCTGTGGCCTACAAAGACGGAAAGAAATGGGCTTCCGAGGTTGTAACAACCACAAACGAGCCCGCAAAGCTTGAACTCGAAGCAGGCAGCAAAACTGTCAAAGCAGACGGGAAAGACCTCAGCTTTGTGAAGGTTAAGGTAACAGATAATCTTGGAAGGATTGTGCCCGGGGCGGATAATCAGGTTTATTTTGAGATAGAAGGCCCAGGCGAGATTGCAGCTGTTGGAAATGGGAATCAGACAAGCCATGAATCATTTCAGGCAAGCCGGAGAAAGGCGTTCAATGGATTGTGCCTTGCGATAATACGCTCCCTCGAAGGCGAAACCGGAAAGATAAAATTAACAGCAAAATCCAGAAATCTTTCTTCCGATTCAGCAGTAATTACTGTAGAATAA
- a CDS encoding COG3014 family protein, which translates to MNKCYLIFVFSAFFLAGCSSSNVITSFNSRIISGEYGRAMMLAESHIGDNPKASKDDVLWNMQAGTASRIVGLYGRSNEFFSEAERDLKNFNLEKNETANQAASTVVNDNILPYYPMHCEAVMLNTYKAVNMLAMGEWDNARIEFNRAIERQRRAKKFFSDKIQAARNEAKQESLAQKNLQRNQLRQTLYSSYPELKDFEPYGDYINPFLSYAAGIYFMYDGEDDKAEFLLKQAAGAVSQSRYAVSDFKNFRAGKSYKEPRVWIFFENGLAAYKEEFRMDLPIMLESSGINYVGIALPKLKYRSAPVQRLKVAASDDFYYTEPFCSIDRVIKAEFSKTYDAVFTRAVLSASLKAAMQYALYKEGGSLLSLAGAAYAFATTSADCRSWTSLPKQIQVLRMERPNSGEIVFMPGTDRQKKVEVPPEKDALIFVRAVSSRAELSCEMIELN; encoded by the coding sequence ATGAATAAATGTTACTTAATTTTTGTTTTCTCAGCATTTTTCCTTGCAGGCTGTTCAAGCAGCAATGTTATCACCTCGTTTAATTCAAGGATTATTTCAGGTGAATACGGCAGGGCTATGATGCTTGCAGAGTCTCATATAGGGGATAATCCGAAGGCATCGAAAGATGATGTCTTATGGAATATGCAGGCGGGCACTGCCTCGAGGATAGTTGGTCTGTACGGCAGGAGCAATGAGTTTTTCAGTGAAGCCGAGAGGGATCTCAAAAATTTTAATCTTGAGAAAAACGAGACCGCAAATCAGGCCGCTTCAACCGTTGTTAATGACAATATCCTGCCTTACTACCCTATGCATTGCGAGGCGGTGATGCTGAACACATACAAGGCGGTAAATATGCTTGCTATGGGTGAGTGGGATAATGCGAGAATCGAATTCAACAGAGCTATTGAGCGTCAGCGAAGGGCAAAAAAGTTTTTTTCAGATAAGATACAGGCGGCAAGAAACGAGGCAAAGCAAGAGAGCCTCGCTCAGAAAAACCTTCAGAGAAATCAGCTCAGGCAAACCTTATACAGCAGTTATCCGGAGCTTAAGGATTTCGAGCCTTACGGGGATTACATAAACCCTTTCCTCTCCTACGCAGCGGGGATATACTTTATGTACGACGGCGAGGATGATAAGGCGGAATTTTTGCTTAAGCAGGCAGCTGGAGCCGTTAGTCAGAGCAGGTATGCAGTTTCAGACTTTAAGAACTTTCGAGCCGGCAAATCGTATAAAGAGCCAAGAGTTTGGATCTTTTTTGAGAACGGACTCGCTGCATACAAAGAAGAATTCAGAATGGATCTTCCTATAATGCTTGAATCCAGCGGAATAAACTACGTTGGAATTGCTCTTCCAAAACTTAAATACCGCTCTGCTCCAGTGCAGAGGCTTAAAGTGGCTGCAAGTGATGATTTCTACTATACCGAGCCATTCTGCAGTATCGACAGGGTAATAAAGGCAGAATTCAGCAAGACATACGATGCTGTTTTTACAAGAGCCGTGCTTTCAGCATCATTAAAAGCTGCTATGCAGTATGCTCTGTATAAAGAGGGCGGCTCACTGCTCTCGCTTGCCGGAGCGGCATACGCCTTCGCCACTACCTCAGCAGACTGCCGGAGCTGGACTTCGCTTCCAAAACAGATTCAGGTGCTTAGAATGGAAAGGCCAAACAGCGGCGAGATAGTTTTTATGCCCGGAACAGACAGACAGAAAAAAGTTGAAGTTCCGCCGGAGAAAGATGCCTTGATTTTCGTAAGGGCAGTCAGCAGCAGGGCGGAGCTTAGCTGTGAGATGATAGAATTAAATTAG
- a CDS encoding YcfL family protein: MRFYLAIAVMMVVFAGGCAQQNTDPRVQMGEGVSQSSPVLSPITKAVSDLIGQGVKVQTVTESVNSNGFYQVDITLRNESYKTKRFQYKFEWLDENGALVPTKTSTWLPFSISGNSTATIKGVAPRSEAKNFRVVTRDKF, from the coding sequence ATGAGATTTTATTTAGCAATTGCTGTTATGATGGTTGTATTTGCCGGCGGATGCGCCCAGCAGAATACAGACCCGCGCGTTCAGATGGGGGAGGGAGTGTCTCAGAGCAGTCCAGTTTTATCACCCATAACAAAGGCGGTCAGTGATCTGATTGGCCAAGGGGTTAAGGTGCAGACGGTTACTGAATCGGTAAATTCCAACGGCTTCTATCAGGTGGATATAACCCTCCGCAACGAATCATACAAGACGAAACGTTTCCAGTACAAGTTTGAGTGGTTAGATGAAAACGGCGCTCTTGTGCCTACGAAAACCAGCACTTGGCTGCCGTTCAGCATCAGCGGCAATTCCACTGCCACAATAAAGGGCGTTGCCCCTCGCAGTGAGGCGAAAAATTTCAGGGTTGTAACAAGAGACAAATTTTAA
- the lpoB gene encoding penicillin-binding protein activator LpoB codes for MKKAICLTAVFSFVLLAGCAAPTRNIDVRNDEGKAVMALDYRDFDQAASKMVQDMVQKGVLTKPDGSRYVVATGDIKNDTTQYFDTDQLMAKIESEMLNTGKVVFTSAVSGRKEGATDKMIEETRKLRESDEFDQSTTIDKGRLIAPELSISGKIIQRNISYDQNTQQVEYYFQLSLSDLTSGMRYWQNEVVLGKRGSNKSVSW; via the coding sequence ATGAAAAAAGCAATATGTTTAACAGCGGTTTTCTCATTCGTCCTGCTTGCAGGATGCGCAGCACCCACTAGGAACATTGATGTGAGAAATGATGAGGGCAAGGCTGTGATGGCCTTAGACTATCGAGATTTCGATCAGGCAGCCAGCAAAATGGTTCAGGATATGGTGCAGAAAGGCGTTCTCACAAAGCCGGACGGTTCGAGGTATGTCGTGGCTACAGGCGATATAAAAAACGATACTACCCAGTATTTCGATACAGACCAGTTGATGGCCAAGATTGAATCAGAAATGCTCAATACAGGCAAGGTGGTTTTCACTTCCGCTGTGAGCGGACGCAAGGAAGGTGCTACAGACAAGATGATCGAAGAGACCAGAAAGCTGCGTGAATCAGACGAATTCGATCAGTCAACAACAATAGACAAAGGCAGGCTAATAGCGCCGGAGCTGAGCATTTCAGGCAAGATCATCCAGAGAAACATCTCATACGACCAGAACACTCAGCAGGTTGAATATTATTTCCAGCTTTCCCTTTCAGACCTCACATCAGGAATGAGATACTGGCAGAATGAAGTGGTTCTCGGCAAAAGGGGAAGCAATAAGTCAGTCTCATGGTAA
- a CDS encoding CsgG/HfaB family protein, giving the protein MKTIAAALLVTCAALMAAGQGVQQTNTASVEAKGYGATENGALYDALSNAVSRAGGLSIEPKFAPSRRSDYSKPQIERRFNGYIKTYEIIDSGQEKVQFTGKVERRKSRLEGRAELELQEEKAGELEVDGRLDDESSKSRYVMRFYVKVRAEVYQYKPAFEEPKDKRVRIVVMPFDSSGSSKDYAEKLQSRLIAGLSKTNNFNVLDRKNAEDFARERNIWLSADADMQEKARLANVLGADMMVSGELEKHNYQDAVRKQSARRLKLYKLESELNYSLISVPERAVKLSDNLKITLKPSQINELIPRDVPTDLEVDFEEVNSSVARMASEKITEKISSYVYPPLVAKVSGEDVFVNQGKGMLSNTDVLKVYRPGEEVKDPQTGLSLGSADKPAALLEVVEPMENLTRCRVVRGKAEDIKKGFRCRKLEQTRNNRRQIQPRRIRNNISDKPQTSQKQDEMLKADVSIKPKTIAVLPPRVFSDKYRLYNSLIPADIMASRFSSSLTSALSKTQRFQVLDRAYEREYDSEIDLLMKRSTVDQIMDVVDSVEGADYLLAGSITDFYLKKENIEIEAAGMDYDKYSAFFRYEYRIIELKTRKIKFADSMDIAWDDRAVKDVVPGLTYSDQRDLAENKAIGSLLGSAASKVCSKFIDQLYPIQVVGVSSGRAAVNAGEAVLVPGTELKVYSRGEEMKDPYSGKSLGRFEKPAGTIYIEKVNAKVSYGKITQGNIEVGNICRPVREHRYIHHRRPPRGRKPNVEKSSSGGVRLPYDN; this is encoded by the coding sequence ATGAAAACAATTGCAGCAGCTTTACTCGTAACCTGTGCAGCCTTAATGGCAGCAGGTCAGGGAGTTCAGCAGACAAACACAGCTTCTGTAGAGGCTAAAGGCTATGGAGCAACCGAAAACGGGGCTTTGTACGATGCCTTGAGCAACGCGGTAAGCAGGGCAGGCGGGCTCAGCATAGAGCCTAAGTTTGCGCCCTCCAGAAGAAGCGATTATTCAAAACCGCAGATTGAGCGGCGTTTTAACGGATACATAAAGACATACGAGATAATCGATTCCGGTCAGGAAAAGGTTCAGTTTACCGGAAAAGTTGAGAGAAGAAAATCAAGGCTGGAAGGCAGGGCTGAGCTTGAGCTTCAGGAAGAAAAGGCCGGCGAGCTGGAGGTTGACGGCCGGCTCGACGATGAATCTTCAAAATCCCGCTATGTTATGAGGTTTTATGTGAAGGTTCGTGCTGAGGTTTATCAGTACAAGCCGGCATTTGAAGAGCCGAAAGATAAGAGGGTGCGGATCGTTGTGATGCCGTTTGATTCTTCAGGCTCTTCAAAGGATTATGCAGAAAAGCTTCAGTCCCGCTTGATTGCAGGTCTCTCCAAAACGAATAATTTCAACGTTTTAGACAGAAAGAACGCTGAAGACTTCGCACGTGAGAGAAATATCTGGCTCAGTGCTGATGCTGATATGCAGGAAAAGGCGAGGCTCGCAAACGTTCTCGGAGCTGATATGATGGTTTCCGGAGAGCTGGAAAAGCATAATTATCAGGACGCTGTGAGGAAGCAGTCCGCACGAAGACTCAAGCTCTACAAACTTGAATCCGAGCTGAATTACAGCCTGATTTCTGTGCCGGAAAGGGCGGTTAAGCTTTCTGATAATCTCAAGATCACTTTGAAACCCTCTCAGATTAACGAGCTTATTCCCAGAGATGTGCCCACAGATTTAGAGGTAGATTTTGAGGAAGTGAATTCTTCAGTTGCCCGGATGGCTTCGGAGAAAATTACCGAAAAAATCAGCAGTTATGTATATCCGCCGCTGGTGGCAAAGGTTTCCGGAGAGGATGTTTTTGTCAATCAGGGCAAAGGCATGCTGAGCAATACGGATGTTCTCAAGGTTTACCGCCCGGGCGAAGAAGTGAAAGACCCGCAAACAGGGCTCTCTTTAGGCTCTGCTGATAAACCGGCAGCACTCTTGGAGGTTGTTGAGCCTATGGAAAATCTCACAAGGTGCAGGGTAGTAAGAGGCAAAGCGGAAGATATCAAAAAAGGTTTCCGCTGCAGAAAACTCGAGCAGACGAGAAATAATAGAAGGCAAATTCAGCCTCGCAGAATCCGAAACAACATTTCAGATAAGCCTCAAACCTCGCAGAAGCAAGACGAAATGCTTAAAGCGGATGTCTCTATAAAGCCCAAAACAATTGCAGTTCTGCCTCCGAGGGTGTTTTCTGATAAATACAGGCTTTACAATTCCCTGATTCCAGCGGATATTATGGCTTCCCGCTTCAGCTCATCGCTCACCTCAGCCCTCAGCAAAACGCAGAGATTCCAAGTGCTCGACAGGGCGTATGAAAGGGAATACGACAGCGAGATCGACCTTCTTATGAAACGCTCCACAGTAGATCAGATTATGGATGTCGTGGATTCTGTGGAAGGGGCAGATTATCTGCTCGCTGGAAGCATTACAGATTTCTATCTCAAGAAGGAAAATATCGAGATTGAGGCCGCCGGGATGGACTACGATAAGTACAGCGCATTTTTCCGCTATGAATACAGGATAATTGAGCTGAAAACCAGGAAGATAAAGTTCGCCGATTCTATGGACATTGCTTGGGATGACCGCGCAGTTAAGGATGTGGTTCCGGGCCTTACATACTCAGACCAGCGCGACCTTGCCGAGAACAAAGCCATAGGCAGCCTGCTCGGCTCTGCTGCGTCCAAGGTTTGCAGTAAATTCATAGACCAGCTCTACCCGATTCAGGTTGTCGGCGTTTCTTCAGGCAGGGCGGCAGTGAATGCAGGCGAGGCCGTACTTGTGCCGGGCACTGAGCTCAAGGTTTACAGCCGCGGCGAGGAAATGAAAGACCCTTATTCAGGCAAATCGCTCGGCAGATTCGAGAAGCCTGCCGGCACTATATACATCGAAAAGGTGAATGCGAAGGTTTCCTACGGCAAAATCACTCAGGGCAATATTGAAGTTGGCAATATATGCAGGCCTGTTAGAGAACATCGCTATATACATCACCGCAGGCCGCCCCGCGGCAGAAAACCGAATGTGGAGAAAAGCAGCAGCGGGGGAGTTCGTCTTCCATACGATAATTAG
- the cmoB gene encoding tRNA 5-methoxyuridine(34)/uridine 5-oxyacetic acid(34) synthase CmoB: MNAYNRFFNRLAESLPSDLVSRVRRKSDSVFQQPGHGDFDRWLEAVHNMPDIKPESMDFSSDAVTASGKISQEDKENICSSLKQLHPWRKGPFDIFGVHIDAEWKSSLKWARIKDKISSLTGRKVLDVGSGNGYYGYRMLAGGAEFVLGLDPTLLFAAQFLALNKYFDSSRNFVLPLGIDDFPMDSEAFNTVFSMGVLYHRRDALKHLNSLAGNLCPGGEIVLETLIIDSQEDAVFAPQGRYAKMRNVWNLASPSVIMRWLENAGLKNVSMIDKTPTTSQEQRKTDWMRFESLNDFLNPQDKSKTIEGHQAPIRAAFIGSK; this comes from the coding sequence ATGAACGCATACAACAGATTTTTCAACCGGCTTGCAGAAAGTTTGCCTTCAGATTTAGTTTCAAGAGTCAGGCGTAAGTCTGATTCAGTTTTTCAGCAGCCCGGCCACGGCGATTTCGACCGCTGGCTTGAGGCCGTGCATAATATGCCCGATATTAAGCCTGAAAGTATGGATTTCAGCAGCGATGCTGTAACCGCTTCCGGCAAGATTTCCCAAGAGGATAAGGAAAATATATGCAGTTCCCTCAAGCAGCTTCATCCTTGGCGCAAAGGCCCTTTCGATATTTTCGGTGTGCATATTGATGCCGAATGGAAAAGCTCTCTGAAATGGGCGAGAATAAAGGATAAAATCTCTTCTCTCACGGGGCGTAAAGTGCTTGATGTCGGCTCGGGCAACGGCTATTACGGCTATCGTATGCTTGCAGGCGGGGCTGAGTTTGTTCTCGGGCTGGACCCTACTCTGCTATTTGCCGCGCAGTTCCTTGCTTTGAATAAGTATTTCGATTCAAGCAGAAATTTCGTTCTTCCGCTGGGCATTGATGATTTCCCGATGGATTCAGAGGCTTTCAATACGGTTTTCTCAATGGGTGTACTCTATCACAGAAGAGATGCCTTGAAGCATTTGAATTCACTTGCCGGCAATTTATGCCCAGGAGGTGAGATAGTTCTGGAAACGCTGATTATTGATTCACAGGAAGATGCGGTTTTCGCTCCGCAGGGAAGATACGCAAAGATGAGAAACGTTTGGAATCTCGCATCGCCTTCAGTTATTATGCGCTGGCTCGAAAACGCCGGGCTCAAAAACGTTTCTATGATAGATAAAACGCCAACCACCTCACAGGAGCAGAGGAAAACCGATTGGATGAGATTCGAATCTCTAAACGATTTTCTCAATCCGCAGGACAAATCTAAAACTATTGAAGGTCATCAGGCGCCCATACGGGCTGCGTTTATAGGCTCAAAGTAG
- a CDS encoding FmdB family zinc ribbon protein, with amino-acid sequence MPMYEYSCEECGKKFQFFQKSMQSEKKQSCPDCGSSNVRKLISSFSPGSDTSSADSVSCPTGTCPFS; translated from the coding sequence ATGCCGATGTATGAATACAGCTGCGAAGAATGCGGCAAGAAGTTTCAGTTTTTCCAGAAATCTATGCAATCGGAAAAGAAGCAGAGCTGTCCTGATTGCGGCAGTTCGAATGTTAGAAAGCTGATTTCGAGCTTTTCTCCCGGCAGTGATACAAGCTCTGCTGATTCAGTAAGCTGTCCTACGGGCACCTGTCCGTTTTCATAA
- a CDS encoding DUF362 domain-containing protein — protein sequence MPWVNEEMCAGCGICESECPVDAISVSKGVSAQIDESVCIRCGKCHDVCPKDAVRHDSEKIPLLIEENLTDVKQKLSHFQSTQDKSDFFERIKRFYRMKAKVANMTIERIEDLQDE from the coding sequence ATGCCGTGGGTTAATGAAGAAATGTGCGCAGGATGCGGGATCTGCGAATCAGAATGTCCTGTAGATGCGATTTCGGTATCAAAGGGAGTTTCGGCGCAGATAGACGAAAGCGTGTGCATTCGCTGCGGGAAGTGTCATGATGTATGTCCGAAAGATGCCGTCCGGCACGACAGCGAGAAAATCCCTTTGCTGATTGAAGAAAATTTAACCGATGTTAAGCAGAAATTGAGCCACTTTCAATCCACTCAGGATAAAAGCGATTTTTTCGAAAGGATAAAACGCTTTTACAGAATGAAGGCGAAAGTGGCAAATATGACAATTGAGCGGATTGAGGATTTGCAGGACGAATAA